In the genome of Sander vitreus isolate 19-12246 chromosome 13, sanVit1, whole genome shotgun sequence, one region contains:
- the ompb gene encoding olfactory marker protein b, with protein MSTELELPFRLDTQLTEVMRLRVQSLQQRGQKRQDGERLLLPNEAVYRLDFSKQSLRFSRWMVQLAQTGRLTVTATSQLWTPDLTNLMTRQLLEPVGVFWRVPGDASDAPIQCYEADAHEFGERIAELAKVRKVMYFLFAFADGCSPETVDCSIAFTVDS; from the coding sequence ATGTCTACAGAGTTGGAGCTGCCCTTCCGGCTGGACACGCAACTAACAGAGGTGATGCGCCTGCGGGTTCAGTCTCTGCAGCAGCGAGGCCAGAAGAGGCAGGACGGTGAACGCCTGCTGCTGCCCAACGAGGCTGTCTACCGACTGGACTTCTCCAAACAGTCCCTCCGATTCTCACGGTGGATGGTGCAGCTGGCCCAGACGGGACGCCTCACCGTCACGGCCACTTCACAGCTCTGGACGCCCGACCTCACCAACCTGATGACACGTCAGCTGCTGGAGCCCGTCGGGGTTTTCTGGAGGGTGCCGGGCGACGCCAGCGATGCGCCCATCCAGTGCTACGAGGCTGACGCACACGAGTTTGGTGAGAGGATCGCAGAGTTGGCTAAGGTAAGGAAGGTGATGTACTTCCTATTTGCATTTGCAGACGGCTGCAGCCCTGAGACAGTTGACTGCTCCATCGCCTTCACAGTGGACAGTTGA